A stretch of DNA from Leptospira barantonii:
AAAAAATCTTGAAGAAGAAGATTGTCCGATCGCAAGATCCCTTTCCGCAATCGGAGAATGGTGGTCTCTGCTCATATTGAGGGATGCATTCTTAGGCAAAAGAAGATTCGGTGAATTCGAAAAAAGTCTGGGACTCGCAAAGAATATTCTCAGTTCAAGACTTCATAAGTTGGTCGCCGACGGAATTTTGGAAATCGTTCCCGCTTCGGACGGAAGCGCTTATCAGGAATACGTTCTAACGGATAAGGGCAGGGATCTTTTTCCGATTCTTGTTTCTCTCAGACAATGGGGAGAGAAATATCTTTTTGACAAAGAGGTCGTCAACCAGGTTCTTGTGGACGAAAAAAACGGTAAACCGGTTCAAAGGATCGAAGTGAAATCCAAGGACGGTCGGGTTCTCACTTCAAAGGACGTTAAACTTTTGTTTTTGGATTCCAAAACAACGGTCAAAAAAACGAAGAAGGCGAAATCGGCGAAGAAACAAAAGTAGTTCGCGGTCGCCGCGCTCGCCCTTCAAAAAAACATTCAAAACTTGTGTAATTTGTTTTTTGAATGTAGAATATATTCGCCGTTTGTACTAAATTCTATTTTTCTCCCAAACGCTTATCTCGGGCAATGAAGCCTTAGGAATTTTTCCCGAAAAGAGGATTTTGTGAGTGAGAAAAGTTTTAGCCCCACGCATTTCGGAATTTCTCCCGAAGAGGGACGATATAAAAAATTCGTAGAATCCATCTATCAAAAACAAAACGAGGATCCTCATCGTTACGGGGGAAGAAAGGTAGCCGGAAACTTCATCAGCGAGTTGTTCAACATCATCTTTGCCGGATATTTTTCGGACGTCACGTTTCGAGATCTGGCTCACGTTGAGGACAGTTTGTCCGAATTCTTTCTTCACACAAAGGATAAACTATATCCTTATCTTTCCAGTCAGGAAAGTTCCTTTTCAGAACACATAACGATCGACGGGGTTTTGGATCGATTCAAGGACGAACTTCCATCCCTATACGACTTGATCTGGCACGATGCGATTGCCGCGTTTGAAGGTGATCCCGCGGCCGAAAGCGTAAAGGAAGTCATCCTTGCGTATTCCGGTTTTTATGCGATCGCGGTTCATAGGGTTGCAAACGCGCTTCATAAGATGTACGTTCCGATTTTCCCGAGAATGTTAAGCGAATACGCGCATGAAAAAACGGGAATCGACATTCATCCCGGAGCTTCCATAGGTAGATCCTTTTTTATGGATCACGGAACCGGGATCGTCATCGGAGGAACCTCTGTGATCGCGGATAACGTTAAAATCTATCAGGGAGTCACGTTAGGCGCTTTGTCGGTAAGCAAGGATATGGCGATGTTAAAGAGACATCCTACGATCGAAGAGAACGTAATCATCTATGCGGGCGCGACCATTCTCGGCGGTGAAACCGTAATCGGTAGAAACAGTATCATCGGCGGAAACGCGTGGATTACGCAGAGCATCGCTCCTTATTCCATCGTTCATCAAAGAAGCGAGGTCCGGGTTCGGACCTCTAAGGAACTGGACGATGTGATCGACTTTACGATCTGATTCTCTTTTTAAAGAGGACCCGAGGTTCTTCCCCCTCTCAAATCGAAAAGGGCGGAGACCAAAGCGTCTATATCGTCGCAAGTATTATAAAGAGCTAATGAAGGTCTGACCGTATTTTCCAATCCGAAACGACGGAGAATCGGTTGAGCGCAATGATGCCCGGATCGAACCGCAATTCCTTCCTGATTTAAGAACCTTCCTACGTCTTCGGTTTTAAAACCTTCAAGCACGAACGATAAAACTCCCGCCTTGTCCTTCGACGTTCCGATCAAACGTAAGCTCGGAATTCTTTGCAGTTGTTCCGTTCCATACTCCAAAAGAGAATGTTCGTAGTCCGCTATGTTCTTCATCCCGATTTGATCGAGATAGTCGATGGCGGCGCCGAGTCCGACCGCGTCCGCGATGTTTCCGGTTCCGGCTTCAAAACGAAAGGGTGCGGGTTGATAGACGGTCTTTTCGAACGTTACGTCTTCGATCATGTTTCCTCCGCCTTGCCAAGGAGGAATCGTTTCGAGAACATCCGACTTACCGAATAGAACTCCGATGCCGGTGGGTGCGAAAACCTTGTGGCCGGAAAAAACGTAAAAGTCACAGTCTAACGCCTGTACGTCGATCGGTATATGAGAAACCGCTTGTGCTCCGTCCACGAGAACCTTTGCTCCGAACTTATGAGCTTGTTCTATGATCGGGACGAGCGGTGTAACGGTGCCTAACGCGTTCGAAACCTGAGTGATAGAAACGAGTTTTGTTCTCGGGCTGAGAAGTCTTTCGTATTCGGATAGAATGATCTGCCCCGTTTCATC
This window harbors:
- a CDS encoding winged helix-turn-helix transcriptional regulator, whose translation is MKRKNLEEEDCPIARSLSAIGEWWSLLILRDAFLGKRRFGEFEKSLGLAKNILSSRLHKLVADGILEIVPASDGSAYQEYVLTDKGRDLFPILVSLRQWGEKYLFDKEVVNQVLVDEKNGKPVQRIEVKSKDGRVLTSKDVKLLFLDSKTTVKKTKKAKSAKKQK
- the epsC gene encoding serine O-acetyltransferase EpsC, which codes for MSPEEGRYKKFVESIYQKQNEDPHRYGGRKVAGNFISELFNIIFAGYFSDVTFRDLAHVEDSLSEFFLHTKDKLYPYLSSQESSFSEHITIDGVLDRFKDELPSLYDLIWHDAIAAFEGDPAAESVKEVILAYSGFYAIAVHRVANALHKMYVPIFPRMLSEYAHEKTGIDIHPGASIGRSFFMDHGTGIVIGGTSVIADNVKIYQGVTLGALSVSKDMAMLKRHPTIEENVIIYAGATILGGETVIGRNSIIGGNAWITQSIAPYSIVHQRSEVRVRTSKELDDVIDFTI